In the Uranotaenia lowii strain MFRU-FL chromosome 1, ASM2978415v1, whole genome shotgun sequence genome, GCAACCGCAGTGGTGGTTCTAGAGGACGATTACGGTAATCGGTATCCAGCACGGGCTCTTTTGGACTCGGGGTCAGAGAGCAACCTACTCACGGAGCGCATGAGCCAACGCCTGAAGGTTCCCAGGGAAAGGGTGGACATTTCAGTGATTGGAATCGGGCAAGCATCCACCAGGGTTAAGCAGAGAATTCGAGCATCTGTCAGATCACGCATTTCCGAATTCGAACGGTCGATGAGTTTCCTCGTTTTGCCAAAGGTAACCGCTAACTTGCCTGTCGCCTCGATAACCACCAAGGGATGGAAGATTCCAAAGGGTATTGAACTTGCTGATCCGTCTTTTTCAATTTCTGGTGAAGTTGACATCGTGTTGGGTATTGAAGCTTTCTTTGAATACTTTGATAGTGGCAAGAAGATCCATCTTGGGGCTGGACTACCAACACTGAACTATTCCGTATTTGGATGGGTAgtttgtggagggatttctcaATCTAGAACCTCTATCTCCGTGGCGAATAATTCCATTTCGGCAGAAGAATCCCTAGAATCCTTGATGACTCGATTTTGGTCCCTAGAGGAGGTCGAGTCCCCGGTCGTATTTTCACCTGAAGAAGCTCGCTGCGAAACCCTATTTACCCAGACGGTGCAGCGACAGCCTAATGGACGTTATACAGTCACTTTACCCAAGAATGAAAACGTTTTGGCGCAACTTGGCGAATCTAAGGAGATCGCATTGCGGCGTTTTCTAGCCACGGAACGAAGATTAGCCAGAGATGAGAACCTGAGGAGTCAATACATCGCTTTTATGGAAGAATATGTCAGTTTGGGTCATATGCGTATGGTTCATGAGTCAGATTACGAGTCAGCTATCAAGTCAGTTCATGGGTCAGATATGAGATCAAGTAATGAGTCAGTTTATGAGTCTGTTGAAGAGTCAGCAGGACGGTCTGTTGAAATGTGTGAGAATGAGTCTGTAAATGAGTCAGTTGATAAGTCAGTAAGATCAAGGTCAGTGAATGCGTCTGTAAACAATGTCAGAAATTTGTCAGAAGGTAGCATGGGTAAAAAATCAGTCGGACGCTGTTATTTGCCTCACCATCCGGTGGTTAAAGAGGCCAGCACCACCACGAAGCTGAGAGTGGTATTCGATGCTTCTTGCAAAACATCTTCCGGAATATCCCTAAACGATTCGTTGCTTGTCGGTCCGGTTGTTCAAGAAGATCTACGATCGATCATCCTACGTTGTCGCACCAAACAGTTTATGATAGTCGCTGATGTAGAGAAGATGTTTCGTCAGATTGAAGTACACCGATCAGATCAATCTCTCCAGTCGATATTATGGAGATCTTCTCCTACCGATGAGATTTCGACCTACGAACTTTGCACGGTGACATACGGAACAAAACCTGCACCGTTTTTGGCCACACGCACGCTTCGACAACTTGCTATGGATGAGGAGGTCAACTTTCCACTTGCAGCAAGGGCTGTTCTCGACGATACGTATATGGATGACGTAATCACAGGAACAGATGATGCCTCAGAAGCCGGAACCTTACGAAGTCaactggatgatttaatgtcaAGCGGAGGATTCCGCTTGAGGAAATATGCATCTAATTGTTTGGAGATCTTAGGCAATATACCCCAAGAAAACTTGGCTATTCCATGCTCGGAAGGAACTCCACTCGATCCCAATCCCTCGGTTAAAACTTTGGGCCTTACTTGGATGCCCGTTTCTGATGAATTCAGCTTCCAGTTTTCCTTGCAACCGTTAGACGATAGCGAGCCTATAACGAAACGTCGAATTTTAGCAATTATCGCTACATTGTTTGATCCTCTGGGGCTACTTGGAGCCACGATCGCAAGCGCGAAGATCTTTATGCAACTACTTTGGACGTTGCAAGACCAAAAAGGAGAAAAACTAAATTGGGATCAGCAGGTACCTCAAATGGTGGGTGAGCAGTGGAAGAAATATCACCAACAACTTCCgcttttgaaccaaataaaacTCAACCGTTGTGTCATCATACCTCAGCCGATATCGATTGAATTACACTACTTTTCTGATGCGTCAGAGAAGGCCTATGGTGCGTGTGCCTACGTGCGCAGCCAGAATCGTGATGGTCAGGTACATGTCAGTTTGCTCACTTCGAAATCGCGAGTAGCACCACTCAAATGTCAGAGTATCCCCAGGCTTGAACTCTGCGGGGCCCTTGTGGCCGCAGAGCTCAATGAGCAAATAAAAAGGTCAGTTAAAATGAGTTTGAGAACAGTTTTTTGGACTGATTCTACATGTGTTCTGCGTTGGCTTCAATCGATCCCATCTACTTGGACCACTTTTGTCGCAAACCGAGTCAGCAAAATCCAAACTCTAACGGAAGGTTGTCAATGGAATCACGTTGCCGGAAAAGAAAACCCAGCCGACCTCATATCACGCGGAATAACACCGGAGGAAATAGTAAACAATCAATTTTGGTGGAATGGTCCAAGTTGGTTGTCGGATAATCCAGATAGTTGGCCTATTACCACGAGAACATTCCCTGAAGGGGACGAGGAAAACGAACGAAGGCGTTCCACAATAGCTGCGACAGGTTCAGAGAAGCAAGAATTCAACAGATGGTATATTTCGCACTTCTCCTCCTACACAAAGTTGATTCGTTGCACTGCCATTTGGATGAGATTGTGTCGGTTGCTAAAAAGGTCAGAACAAGGATTTACGTCTGGATTTCTTAGAACTGTCGAGTTAGCAGAAGCTGAACACGTTTTAGTTCGCCTTGTTCAAAGAGAATGTTTCAATGATGAGCTTAAGGCACTCTCCAATGGTGATTTTGTGTCGCGTCGATCCCCTCTTCGATGGTTCAACCCCTTTCTCGAAAATAAATCCATAAAATTGGGTGGAAGACTTAAAAATTCCTTGGAACCAGAAACTTTTAAACATCCTCTTGTTCTCCCAGCTCAGCACTGTTTTACTAAATTGTTGTTCCGTCATTATCATGAAAAGTTGCTCCATGGTGGACCCCAGCTGATGCTCAGCGCAATTAGGCAACGATTCTGGCCACTCGGAGGAAGGAGTGGAGTTCGTAATGTTGTTCACCAATGCTTGAGATGTTTCAAGACAAAGCCAACTCCAATCCAGCAGTTCATGGGCGAATTACCTACAGAAAGAGTAACAGCGTCTAGGCCGTTTACAAAAACCGGCGTTGATTATTTTGGTCCAATCTATGTTCGGCCAGGACCTCGAAAACCAGCTTCAAAGGCCTACGTTGCTCTTTTCGTATGCCTGTCAACCAAGGCAGTTCATCTGGAGTTGGTTTCCGATCTTTCTACTGATCGTTTTCTACAGGCACTGCGACGTTTTATTGGGAGGTGGGGGCGAATCGCTGATATCTTCTCGGACAACGGGACTAATTTTATTGgagcaaaaaattatttgcaaGAGATCCATCAACtgtttaaatcaaaacaacACCAGGAGAAGGTTTCAAAACATTGTGCTGATGAGGGGATACAGTGGCATTTGAACCCTCCCCGCGCCCCACATTTCGGTGGACTCTGGGAAGCAGCTGTGCGCTCGGCAAAACACCACATTCTTAGAGTGATCGGTGATCAGCCGCTACCATTTGAAGATATGAATACATTATTGGTTCAGGTCGAGAGTTGTCTGAACTCCCGACCGATAACACAGTTAACAGATGATCCTAACGATCTCGAGCCGCTAACTCCTTCGCATTTCTGGCTTGGCTCCTCTCTTCAATGTCTGCCAGAACGAGATTTGAGAAATGTAGCAACAAATCGGTTGAATAATTCAcaaattgttcaacaaaaattgcaGCAGATATGGTCTCGGTGGAAGCAGGAGTATCTCTGCCAACTACAGGCTAGAACGAAGAGGTGGAACAAACCAGTAAAGATTGAGGTCGGGAAACTGGTGGTGATCTGTGATGATAATTCTCCATCAATACACTGGAAGATGGGCCGGATTCACGAAGTGCACCCAGGGCTTGATGGGGTAGTACGGGTCGTTACGCTCAAGACTGCAACAGGGTTTAAAACCAGAGCAGTCGAACGTCTTTGTTTGTTACCCGTTCAACCAGAAAGATAAGTTGTTGTTGAGTCAAacattgtgtaaaaatcccaacctATTCCTTCCCCCTCCCTTCCCAAAGAAGaggattttctttttatttcagaaatcgaGCTATTTCTGGGTGGGTGAGGAAATACGAAGGTGATCGCTCCTAGGTACGCTACTGATCGCAGCCCATCAATGCCCCCCCCATTGTCGGTGCGGTGGGCCGTTGGGAGAAGTTTTTCTCGATCGCAGAACAATAGCCCAGCGATCCTCTCCACGAAGACGAAACTCACCACAACCGGCTGGCTGGCTGGTAGTAGACGATTGGCAAGACAGTCCAGTCTAAGTCACCGTCCGTTGTTGTTGTAACCACGCTTGTATCgtgttgttcatttgttcaAGTAGCTTAAGTTTTAAAGTAAGAATAAATTGTTAAGTCGAAATTGTGTTTAATTCCCTAAGTGCGTGTGTTCCTGTTTAACGGATGACCGGCCCAACCTGCTTATAATTGCATGCAGCAGTGACAAACAAATTTGGGATCCCACCATCAACCCCCCTTCGATGTTGGACGGAGGAACGTCGGCACCAGCTATCATCCATTAAGCCAGACGGTAAGGTGCAGAGTGAAAAAGGTCGTTGACCCCCTACCCCCCAACAGAATTATTCGATAGTAAAagtacttgatttataggttttgtgcaataatggagtatgcaatttggttgcatacaagctttcgtacgatttattccaatttatttatttttcgcattattttttattgtccccccccttgcgatgttccaactccgagtgacaaaagaaggatttaaaatttgttccggccttactTGAAATCTAAagattttgattgtttgtttcagCAGTTTGAACTAAATAACGAAATTTGAAGGTAACTGGCGTAAACTACAAATTTCAAGGATTACGATCACGTTCATatcagttttcgaaaatttgtagcatcttttcaaaatttcaaacaataaaaaaacgcaTATACAGCTCACCTCCGGTGGTGATTCGatacttgaaagaaaaaattgagagaCAAATAGCTTTGCGAGCCAAAGTatagaaaaaatcatcaagttATATACAATTTGAATCATTGGATTCTTAAGAGAACAgcgatatattttttctttttttatctcaataaataaaagaagttgCATGGTAAATGTTATATATAAGTTATATACCATTTGAATTATTGGATTCTTAAGAGAACAgcgatatattttttctttttgtatctcaataaataaaagaagttgCATGGTACATTTGGCAGGTGGCGAAAGAATTGATAAGGGATTTtggcttcataacttctttgtagccacgatttttttaaatttatgtattaATGAAAGTTCAAAACTAATGACACAATCGAAAAGTTGAAAACTCAAAGCATATTctgcattttaaatattttttttagataagttAAACCGTTGAAAAACATAGGCGAGTTctagataaattaaaaaataagttaccactacattttgatataaatttcaaaattctatgaTTTTGGAGGAAAATATAGTCCTTCGAACTAAAACTAGACACTTTAAGTAATTCAACGAGATCCACATTGTGAAATTCGGTTCAGTGGTTGGCAAAATACAACTGTTTAAAGTTTTGGTACCGACCTCCAGAAATGGTGTGGATAGTGAAATGCAAAtgtatatgcaaaaaaaaaatatttttttttgggactGCCCCACCATTTACTTTTGAGTGACACAACAGGTTTACAAACCAATGAACGAACCAATCCTTTAAcctcatccgtcccagaaattttGACCTGTTATAGTACCCAGAGtgttaatttgacactcctgactaaaaccaatgtAACTCTTTCGTTGTCTGacaaatttttactaaatttttagttttggaaacctcataATGtaacacaaatattttttccagaatttttacaaaattttctgttatcaaagtctaagaaaaaaaccgaaaaaacatgTTTCGCAAAAAGACTGCATATCAGCTACGGAAAgctcagaaaaatatttcacttagtGGCCAAGAAAGTTgtagttagaagctatacgttacatttttttctatttaaaaaaaatcctcaccaaacaaattttgaaaaatggtgtaAAACcgttcaaacaaacaaactgttttggtttcacCGACGCGTAAGCGGATTTTTTCTACTAATCCGAATTGCGTTCCGAAAACCGTAAGTCTCAAcagtttaagtcacaccagataaatttaaaaaaagaagtttgCAAAATTTACGTGATTTGCAcacatttttggatttttagattgacaaaatacgaaacacagaatttatgacgaatttttaattgtagcTGTTtatcgaactttttgtcaatttggaattttttcaaattgcaactaTAGCTTCaaatattcttattttattttttttaatagggcTACCAAACACAACAACACAAATTACAATAAGCCCGTTAGGGTCATTTAGACCCAGATTACTGTTTTggatataaaatcaaaattaccaTTTTGAAACTGCCCAAGTGTCTTTAATCAGATgctattttaaaagctttggtaatgtttttttttgtcttctgaaACCGACCTAAAAGTGAAAAAGTCCagtaaaaatgagtttttttgcATCAAACATATCTCATTTTGCTTATATCGTATTGGAAAACATTTGATTGATATGATTTCAGATAGATTATTTATAAACTCATATGAGGGCCTCAgaaccaaaggggtataagtgacaaaatggtcaatttggggttaatgatgccaaacgattcttcatatttcaaactttattcgatgatttttttttcagatttttagacttttatttacatacttttacgttccaaagcaaaataaaaattttcgaaaaatatatggaaaattgccaaacacaacaacttaaaagcctgttttctcgaaataagcttccATGCTCTTATACCcatttggctccaagggcctcatatttaAACAATAGAAGTCCTTGGTTTCACAGGCTACAGCTGGTTCTTTGTAAAGTTCATGGAAAGTTTGTATGCTATGATTTTTAACATGTGATCAAAAAGTAGTCAAACTAAATTGCatgtaaattgttttttttttaattaaaaaattgaagcatcttacatttttaattttaatatgtataACAGACACAAATAAATACTCAGTTAATGATCCGGTCGACCTAGTCCAAATTAGCGAGAatttcgtttgacgcctgctTTCAGACTCTGTACagtagggtggcccaaaattatactatgtctgggattttgggggttcaagcttcaaatgatagcttagggtataagaaacaaacttttgtaaggCAGCGaatcagaaaaattatgttaagaggttgcactggttcgatttttggaaaaaggccattttttcgaagttaataataacattttcagatcttgagaaagtatcaaacatgtgtctctaaaattttttaaattttattcataatgtaagttttaaactaaaaatttattgggactgtTTTAGACTTTCAATTTgtatgtataattttttatattacacaatactatgaatttttgtgaaaaaaaatttacgattTACAAAACAGTGTACTTTTTATTAAGACTTTCAATcaacattgaattcaaaagatgcacaacgttatgatgtgcaactttgcagaagaaaatGTATAGCTATTACTCGTcgttaaaaagttattcaagtttttctgagtgaaaaagtcacaaatttcaaacttttgctaAGAATAGCTTTACATTATGATGTGGATGAGGTTCGAGCAATCTAAACTTCTtatatcaaactttttcatcattttatcgATCCTTGAATCGGCAGAAACAACCATGAcaagtttctagatttttattttaaatttatttagtgattGTAGCCATTACACATTCCTCAAACCGTCACCCAAGTATGGCTAACACGatcttcaatcaataaaaaatctagaaacttggaatggttttttctggtgatttaaggatcgacaaaagaatgaaaaaaaattgatatcaggagtttatttggttcttagataGCTCGAAACTCATACACATCATAATATAaagcaattcttagcaaaagtttgaaaattgctacttttttccacagtgaaacttgaattactttgaaacgacaagtcatagctatacattttcttctgcaaagttacACATCATAACGTcgcgcatcttttgaattcaatgttgattaaaaatcttaatccaaagtacacttttttgttagtttttataatttttttttcacaaaaaatcataatattgcgtaatttaaaaaagcatacatacaaattgagagtccaaaacagtcccaataaattttaagtttaaaacttacatgatgaagaaaatttaaaaaatacgagagacacatgtttgatattttttcaagatctgaaaatcatttttccgaGTCGCCGTcataagctatcatttgaagcttgagcccccaaaatcCCAAACAAAGTGCAATTCTGGGCCACCCTACTATACAGtcaccttatccactttcttcggCGCAGAAatccagtttgctttgaactgatTCTCTGCCACTgaaagcataattgtcacatgttacattttGATATGTTAGGTATTTTGATGTCTATCGCCTCGTtgcgatgaatatttttattatattttataaaaacatgaTTTAGAGAGTGAACTTGATGTTTCTATCAAATAccgacaaacaaaaattttgaaataactcTTCTAGAGATCAAAAAGTAGAAATTATCAgaatgtaacatgtgacaattatacTTCCAACGGCAGATCTAGCTGCTCACAGTTTTTTGGGTCCTATTACGGTTTTGCATAACTATcctccaatatttttcgattgagcgaagttctggtgtgtttggagggttcttatcctaggacacaacctgaatg is a window encoding:
- the LOC129760191 gene encoding uncharacterized protein LOC129760191 yields the protein MPVTKKVTSAAAATAAAPSLKLLNVKFRQIQISAGDIWRFVDNFQEECSTSEIEVRLEELDSLWERFNDALVDIQSHEDFDEFENTCEKDRLLYSEQYYHAKSFLMDRIKERRRVPENEQTSRANESLSQSTLDHVRLPQIKLQTFNGDIEEWLSFRDLYTSLIHWKPDLPEVEKFHYLKGCLQGEPKALIDPLKITQANYQIAWDLLVKRYNNNKQLRKRQVQALFQLPTLTKESVTDLHVLLEGFERIVQTLDQIVQPVDYKDLLLVQILSSRLDPVTRRGWEEFSANEDQDLIKNLTEFLQRRVRVLESLPAKPVEQKLPQQQLSSVKPKPFVRRSFNTVQTFGKRCVACASDHPLYQCSSFQRMAVADREKLLRTNQLCRNCFNKGHKAVECRSKYSCRHCKGRHHSLVCFDHERAASTSSEQRRGESTRTDSDTSSTQVTTSAATVTKSANTSQCSAQILLATAVVVLEDDYGNRYPARALLDSGSESNLLTERMSQRLKVPRERVDISVIGIGQASTRVKQRIRASVRSRISEFERSMSFLVLPKVTANLPVASITTKGWKIPKGIELADPSFSISGEVDIVLGIEAFFEYFDSGKKIHLGAGLPTLNYSVFGWVVCGGISQSRTSISVANNSISAEESLESLMTRFWSLEEVESPVVFSPEEARCETLFTQTVQRQPNGRYTVTLPKNENVLAQLGESKEIALRRFLATERRLARDENLRSQYIAFMEEYVSLGHMRMVHESDYESAIKSVHGSDMRSSNESVYESVEESAGRSVEMCENESVNESVDKSVRSRSVNASVNNVRNLSEGSMGKKSVGRCYLPHHPVVKEASTTTKLRVVFDASCKTSSGISLNDSLLVGPVVQEDLRSIILRCRTKQFMIVADVEKMFRQIEVHRSDQSLQSILWRSSPTDEISTYELCTVTYGTKPAPFLATRTLRQLAMDEEVNFPLAARAVLDDTYMDDVITGTDDASEAGTLRSQLDDLMSSGGFRLRKYASNCLEILGNIPQENLAIPCSEGTPLDPNPSVKTLGLTWMPVSDEFSFQFSLQPLDDSEPITKRRILAIIATLFDPLGLLGATIASAKIFMQLLWTLQDQKGEKLNWDQQVPQMVGEQWKKYHQQLPLLNQIKLNRCVIIPQPISIELHYFSDASEKAYGACAYVRSQNRDGQVHVSLLTSKSRVAPLKCQSIPRLELCGALVAAELNEQIKRSVKMSLRTVFWTDSTCVLRWLQSIPSTWTTFVANRVSKIQTLTEGCQWNHVAGKENPADLISRGITPEEIVNNQFWWNGPSWLSDNPDSWPITTRTFPEGDEENERRRSTIAATGSEKQEFNRWYISHFSSYTKLIRCTAIWMRLCRLLKRSEQGFTSGFLRTVELAEAEHVLVRLVQRECFNDELKALSNGDFVSRRSPLRWFNPFLENKSIKLGGRLKNSLEPETFKHPLVLPAQHCFTKLLFRHYHEKLLHGGPQLMLSAIRQRFWPLGGRSGVRNVVHQCLRCFKTKPTPIQQFMGELPTERVTASRPFTKTGVDYFGPIYVRPGPRKPASKAYVALFVCLSTKAVHLELVSDLSTDRFLQALRRFIGRWGRIADIFSDNGTNFIGAKNYLQEIHQLFKSKQHQEKVSKHCADEGIQWHLNPPRAPHFGGLWEAAVRSAKHHILRVIGDQPLPFEDMNTLLVQVESCLNSRPITQLTDDPNDLEPLTPSHFWLGSSLQCLPERDLRNVATNRLNNSQIVQQKLQQIWSRWKQEYLCQLQARTKRWNKPVKIEVGKLVVICDDNSPSIHWKMGRIHEVHPGLDGVVRVVTLKTATGFKTRAVERLCLLPVQPER